Proteins encoded within one genomic window of Rhodothermales bacterium:
- a CDS encoding PLP-dependent transferase, with protein sequence MSEYPPQETGPREAAPKRTPHEETRAIRTQTERSIQREHATSIFMTSSFMFDDAEHARALFAKEQSGNIYSRYSNPSVDEFVLKMCQLEGAEDGIAVASGMAAVYTGLAGLIKSGDHILACRSVFGSTHQILTQLLPRFGVTHSYAPIESPEAWESLFQPTTRLCYIETPSNPGLDLIDIEWLAGLCHERGVLLYVDNIFATPILQKPIAFGADLVMHSATKYIDGQGRGIGGVILGRAEVIEPIRFFARHTGPSLSPFNAWMFSKSLETLAVRMERHGKNALALAEFLETHPRVDFVKYPFLPSHPQYALARRQMKGGGGVVTFGVKGGLEQGRRFLDALEMCSLSANLGDTRTIATHPASTTHSSLSEEDRQAVGILPGLVRISVGLEHIDDIVADIDQALNHSA encoded by the coding sequence ATGTCTGAGTATCCCCCCCAAGAAACGGGTCCCCGGGAAGCGGCCCCCAAACGAACGCCCCACGAAGAGACCCGCGCCATCCGCACCCAGACCGAACGATCGATCCAGCGGGAGCATGCGACCTCGATCTTCATGACGTCGAGCTTTATGTTCGACGATGCCGAACATGCGCGGGCCCTATTCGCAAAGGAGCAGAGCGGCAACATCTACTCCCGCTACAGCAACCCCAGCGTCGACGAGTTCGTGCTCAAGATGTGCCAGCTGGAAGGAGCGGAGGACGGCATCGCGGTGGCCTCGGGCATGGCGGCGGTATACACCGGGCTGGCCGGCCTCATCAAAAGCGGCGATCATATTCTGGCGTGCCGATCGGTATTCGGCTCTACACACCAGATCCTGACACAGCTGCTCCCCCGCTTCGGTGTCACGCACAGCTACGCACCGATCGAATCACCCGAAGCGTGGGAGTCGCTGTTCCAGCCCACCACCCGCCTGTGTTACATCGAGACTCCCTCGAACCCGGGGCTGGATCTGATCGACATCGAGTGGCTCGCCGGCCTATGCCACGAGCGCGGGGTGTTGTTGTACGTGGATAACATCTTCGCCACGCCCATCCTCCAGAAGCCTATCGCGTTCGGGGCAGACCTCGTGATGCACTCGGCGACCAAATACATCGACGGCCAGGGCCGCGGCATCGGCGGGGTGATCCTCGGGCGGGCCGAGGTGATCGAGCCGATCCGGTTTTTCGCGCGGCACACCGGGCCGTCGCTCTCGCCGTTTAACGCCTGGATGTTCAGCAAAAGCCTCGAGACGCTGGCCGTTCGCATGGAGCGGCATGGGAAAAATGCACTTGCCCTCGCCGAATTCCTGGAGACGCATCCGCGTGTCGACTTCGTCAAATACCCCTTTCTCCCCAGCCACCCGCAGTACGCCCTCGCGCGCCGGCAGATGAAAGGCGGCGGCGGCGTGGTCACGTTTGGGGTCAAGGGCGGCCTGGAGCAGGGCCGGCGCTTCCTGGATGCGCTGGAGATGTGCTCGCTTTCGGCCAATCTGGGTGACACCCGGACCATCGCCACCCACCCCGCCAGCACCACGCACAGCTCGCTGAGCGAAGAAGATCGCCAGGCCGTTGGCATTTTACCCGGGCTTGTGCGAATTTCGGTCGGACTCGAACACATCGACGACATCGTCGCCGATATCGACCAGGCGCTGAACCACAGCGCCTGA
- a CDS encoding sodium:solute symporter family protein, with the protein MQLATIDWAIVFAFFAFSLIVGLWASRRGGSNTTEYFLSGRSMPWWLLGVSMVATTFSSDTPNLVTNLVRVDGVAGNWGWWAFLLTGMLTVFVYAKLWRRSEVMTDIEFYELRYSGKAAAFLRGFRALYLGLIFNVVVMGSVALAGIKFGEIILGWPGWLTLTLAGSITLAYSTIGGLRAVIITDFVQFAIAMVGSIWACVYILGLEEVGGLTNLLQNDAVASRLSLLPDFSNPDAWVPILFVPLAVQWWASYYPGAEPGGGGYIAQRIFSAKNEKHAMTATLFFNAAHFALRPWPWILIALASLVVFPNLSDIQTAFPNLPADKLGHDVAYPAMLTFLPPGLLGLVAASLIAAFMSTMSTQLNLGASYLVNDFYQRFIRPDASQKQLVWAGRLFTVLSTFLGLGLGLMLTDAGQAFSLLLLLGAGTGLIYILRWFWWRINAYTEIVAMVSSMLIAGYLTFVHDGLGFLPLSASAKVVVGALLTTITWVVATFFTPPDDDATLRAFYRRIKPGGNGWDAVLDRARADGDVIQKESGRLPLELLGMVLGIAAVYAALFTTGFVLYGEMGSALIAGLVCITSVVGLIRVFPRLTFS; encoded by the coding sequence ATGCAACTCGCCACGATAGACTGGGCGATCGTATTCGCTTTTTTTGCCTTTTCCTTGATCGTAGGGCTCTGGGCTTCGCGAAGGGGGGGCTCGAATACGACCGAGTATTTCTTGTCCGGCCGGAGCATGCCCTGGTGGCTGCTCGGCGTTTCGATGGTCGCCACGACGTTCTCGTCGGACACCCCCAACCTGGTCACGAACCTTGTGCGAGTGGACGGCGTCGCCGGCAACTGGGGGTGGTGGGCGTTTTTGCTTACGGGGATGTTGACCGTGTTCGTCTACGCCAAGCTCTGGCGGCGTTCGGAGGTGATGACGGATATCGAGTTTTACGAATTGCGGTACAGCGGCAAGGCGGCGGCGTTTCTGCGTGGATTCCGGGCGCTGTATCTGGGGTTGATCTTTAACGTGGTCGTGATGGGCTCCGTCGCGCTCGCCGGCATCAAATTCGGGGAGATCATCCTCGGATGGCCGGGCTGGTTGACGCTGACGCTTGCCGGCTCGATCACCCTGGCGTACAGCACAATCGGCGGGCTGCGCGCGGTAATCATCACCGACTTCGTCCAGTTTGCCATCGCCATGGTCGGGTCGATCTGGGCGTGTGTGTACATCCTGGGCCTAGAAGAAGTCGGAGGCCTGACGAACCTCCTGCAAAACGACGCTGTGGCGAGCCGGCTCAGCCTCCTGCCCGATTTTTCAAATCCGGACGCGTGGGTGCCCATCCTATTCGTGCCACTGGCCGTACAGTGGTGGGCCTCGTACTACCCCGGCGCCGAGCCGGGTGGCGGCGGCTATATCGCCCAACGGATTTTCTCGGCGAAGAACGAGAAACACGCCATGACGGCGACGCTGTTTTTTAACGCCGCTCACTTCGCGCTCCGTCCCTGGCCATGGATCCTCATCGCGCTGGCGTCGCTGGTGGTTTTCCCGAATCTGTCGGACATCCAGACGGCCTTCCCGAATCTGCCGGCGGACAAGCTGGGGCACGACGTGGCCTACCCGGCCATGTTGACTTTCCTCCCCCCCGGCCTGCTGGGCCTGGTGGCCGCCTCCCTCATCGCGGCGTTTATGTCGACCATGTCGACCCAGCTCAACCTGGGCGCCTCGTACCTGGTGAACGACTTTTACCAGCGGTTCATCCGCCCGGACGCCTCGCAAAAACAGCTCGTCTGGGCCGGCCGACTCTTCACCGTACTCTCGACATTCCTCGGCCTCGGCCTGGGCCTGATGCTGACGGACGCCGGCCAGGCGTTCAGCCTGCTGTTGCTGCTCGGCGCCGGCACGGGGCTCATCTACATCCTGCGCTGGTTCTGGTGGCGGATCAACGCCTATACCGAGATCGTCGCCATGGTTTCGTCGATGCTCATTGCCGGCTACCTCACGTTTGTGCACGACGGCCTGGGCTTTCTACCCCTGTCGGCCTCCGCGAAGGTGGTCGTAGGCGCCCTGCTCACGACGATCACGTGGGTCGTGGCGACCTTCTTCACGCCCCCCGACGACGACGCCACCCTGCGCGCCTTCTATCGCCGCATCAAGCCCGGTGGCAACGGCTGGGATGCGGTGCTGGACCGGGCGCGAGCGGACGGAGATGTTATTCAGAAGGAGTCTGGCCGGCTACCGCTCGAACTGCTGGGCATGGTGCTGGGCATCGCGGCCGTCTACGCGGCCTTGTTTACGACGGGATTTGTGCTGTATGGGGAGATGGGTTCCGCCCTTATCGCCGGGCTCGTCTGTATCACCAGCGTAGTCGGCCTCATCCGCGTCTTCCCTCGTTTGACGTTTTCATGA
- a CDS encoding galactokinase family protein → MGTFAKFAATHDFSSPLRRAGLSDSGANRHAPVFDQLAHVLQAGGPPAPSEVRAYFVPGRIELLGKHTDYAGGDSLVCTVERGFCLLAARTEESGFLLIDAARGESATPGRAVESQADMPDWARYPETVYRRAAANFGSRAGGLRIAFASTLPPDAGLSSSSAFMVGCFLALADAWGLEADLSYQGAIASRIDLADYLGHVENGQTYRSLAGEAGVGTFGGSQDHAAILCSEPGAVVRFQYAPTQRRGAVFLPPEMLFVVATSGVPARKTGAAMADYNRASRQAGQVAERWRDRYPGTGGRLRDIVETPGFSPAAMEALLAPEPDLLRRYRHFFSEHTQLVPAAFEAMQGGDWEALGRITDRSQALAEAWLGNQTPETITLARLARAGGAIAASAFGAGFGGAVWALTTADRADALAQHWLDAYRTAFPDRVGAGVFVTRPGAPAIRDLMKTSNEGRRG, encoded by the coding sequence ATGGGCACCTTCGCGAAATTCGCCGCTACCCACGATTTTTCTTCGCCGCTGCGCCGCGCCGGCCTCTCCGATTCTGGCGCCAATCGCCACGCGCCGGTGTTCGACCAGCTCGCTCATGTCCTCCAGGCCGGCGGCCCTCCGGCTCCATCCGAAGTACGCGCCTATTTCGTCCCGGGCCGCATCGAGTTGTTAGGCAAGCATACGGACTATGCCGGCGGCGACAGCCTCGTGTGCACCGTCGAACGCGGGTTCTGCCTGCTGGCGGCTCGCACGGAAGAGAGCGGCTTCCTCCTCATCGATGCGGCTCGCGGAGAGTCGGCGACGCCTGGTAGAGCCGTTGAATCTCAGGCGGACATGCCCGACTGGGCCCGGTACCCGGAGACCGTCTATCGCCGAGCCGCCGCCAACTTCGGATCGCGGGCCGGCGGGCTCCGAATCGCCTTCGCCAGCACCCTTCCGCCCGACGCCGGCCTCAGCAGCTCGAGCGCCTTCATGGTCGGCTGCTTCCTCGCCCTGGCCGATGCCTGGGGGCTCGAAGCCGATCTCAGCTACCAAGGGGCAATCGCCTCGCGAATCGACCTCGCGGATTACCTCGGCCACGTCGAAAACGGACAGACCTACAGGTCACTGGCCGGCGAGGCGGGGGTCGGGACGTTCGGCGGAAGCCAGGATCACGCGGCCATCCTGTGCAGCGAACCGGGCGCCGTCGTCCGATTCCAGTACGCGCCAACGCAACGGCGCGGCGCGGTTTTCCTCCCTCCAGAAATGCTTTTTGTCGTCGCGACTTCCGGCGTGCCCGCCCGAAAAACGGGTGCGGCTATGGCAGACTACAACCGCGCCAGCCGGCAGGCCGGCCAGGTCGCGGAACGATGGCGCGACCGGTATCCCGGTACGGGCGGCCGCCTGCGCGACATCGTCGAAACACCCGGCTTCTCGCCGGCGGCTATGGAAGCCCTGTTGGCGCCGGAGCCCGACCTGCTGCGCCGCTATCGACACTTTTTCTCCGAGCACACCCAACTCGTGCCCGCCGCGTTCGAGGCCATGCAGGGCGGCGACTGGGAGGCGCTCGGACGCATCACGGACCGGTCCCAGGCCCTCGCCGAGGCCTGGCTGGGCAACCAGACCCCGGAAACCATCACCCTCGCCCGGCTCGCTCGCGCCGGCGGGGCTATCGCGGCCTCGGCCTTCGGCGCGGGCTTCGGCGGCGCCGTCTGGGCGCTGACCACCGCCGACCGCGCCGACGCGTTGGCCCAACACTGGCTGGATGCCTACCGGACCGCGTTCCCAGACCGCGTCGGGGCCGGCGTTTTTGTCACTCGGCCGGGCGCGCCGGCGATCCGCGACCTCATGAAAACGTCAAACGAGGGAAGACGCGGATGA
- a CDS encoding creatininase family protein → MRPYVIAEATWKTVRETPYEVIVLPWGATEAHNYHLPYATDNIQNDAVAAEAARLAWEQGARVGVLPNIPFGVNTGQLDIKLDINMNPSTQFSVLRDVVDALSRQGIPKLLVLNGHGGNDFKQMLRELQPQFPGIFLCTLNWYTAEPWTPYFEDMGDHAGELETSVMLHLVPHLVRPLAEAGDGAQHPFKIRALREKWAWAQRDWLKATDDTGAGNPAKATTEKGAAYFKAATERIAGFLVELAEADPADMYE, encoded by the coding sequence ATGCGTCCCTATGTGATCGCCGAGGCCACCTGGAAAACCGTCCGCGAAACCCCGTACGAGGTGATCGTGCTGCCCTGGGGCGCCACCGAGGCGCACAATTACCACCTTCCATACGCGACGGACAACATCCAGAACGACGCCGTCGCGGCCGAGGCGGCGCGGCTGGCCTGGGAGCAGGGCGCGCGGGTCGGCGTGTTGCCGAATATCCCTTTCGGGGTAAATACCGGGCAGCTGGATATCAAGCTGGACATCAACATGAACCCCAGCACGCAGTTTTCCGTGCTGCGCGATGTGGTTGATGCATTGTCTCGGCAGGGCATCCCTAAACTGTTGGTACTCAACGGCCATGGAGGGAACGATTTCAAGCAGATGCTGCGCGAACTACAGCCGCAGTTCCCTGGGATTTTTCTGTGCACGTTGAACTGGTACACGGCCGAGCCCTGGACGCCGTACTTCGAAGACATGGGCGACCACGCCGGCGAACTCGAGACGAGCGTGATGCTTCACCTCGTTCCGCACCTCGTACGCCCCCTCGCCGAAGCCGGCGACGGCGCCCAGCACCCTTTCAAGATCCGTGCGCTGCGCGAAAAGTGGGCCTGGGCGCAGCGGGACTGGCTGAAGGCCACCGACGACACGGGCGCCGGCAACCCCGCGAAGGCGACGACCGAGAAAGGGGCGGCGTATTTCAAGGCCGCCACGGAGCGTATCGCGGGATTTCTGGTGGAGTTGGCGGAGGCGGATCCGGCGGATATGTATGAGTGA
- a CDS encoding 3-hydroxyacyl-CoA dehydrogenase produces MNPSKRTFFITGGGSGLGAATAEVLVEAGANVVLADINPNAGVEAEARLGAQALFVRTDVADEASVQAAIAAGIARFGGLHGTVNCAGVAIAQKTLGKDGPHDLASFTRVIQVNLIGTFNVIRLTAAVMASNEPNEEGERGVIVNTASVAAFDGQMGQVAYSASKGGIVGMTLPIARDLARSGIRVMTIAPGLFDTPLLAGLPEKARQSLGEQVPFPSRLGRPIEYGRLARHIIENPMLNGEVIRLDGAIRMAPR; encoded by the coding sequence ATGAATCCATCCAAGCGGACGTTTTTTATCACGGGAGGAGGCTCGGGCCTCGGGGCGGCGACGGCGGAGGTGTTGGTCGAGGCCGGCGCGAACGTCGTTCTGGCGGACATCAACCCGAACGCCGGCGTCGAGGCCGAGGCGCGGTTGGGGGCGCAGGCGTTGTTCGTCCGAACCGATGTAGCGGATGAAGCCAGCGTCCAGGCGGCCATCGCGGCGGGCATCGCCCGGTTTGGCGGGCTTCATGGCACGGTGAATTGCGCCGGCGTCGCCATCGCCCAGAAGACCCTAGGGAAAGACGGTCCACACGACCTCGCCTCGTTCACGCGCGTCATCCAGGTCAATCTGATCGGGACGTTTAACGTGATTCGGCTGACGGCTGCCGTCATGGCCAGCAACGAGCCCAACGAGGAGGGTGAGCGCGGGGTGATCGTCAACACCGCCTCCGTCGCCGCGTTCGATGGGCAGATGGGGCAGGTGGCCTACTCGGCGTCCAAGGGGGGCATCGTGGGGATGACGCTGCCGATCGCGCGCGATCTGGCGCGGAGCGGAATCCGGGTAATGACCATCGCGCCAGGGTTGTTCGACACCCCGTTGCTGGCCGGCCTCCCCGAAAAAGCGCGGCAGTCGCTCGGTGAACAGGTGCCGTTTCCCTCGCGTCTCGGCCGGCCCATTGAATACGGCCGGCTGGCGCGGCACATCATCGAAAACCCGATGCTGAATGGCGAAGTGATCCGCCTCGACGGCGCGATCCGGATGGCGCCCCGGTGA
- a CDS encoding FxsA family protein, with the protein MFFRLLLLFIVLPIVELALLIELGRRIGFWPTMGIVVVTGILGSTLARRQGLAVWRQFNQRLQQGQLPGTELVDGIIILLSATFLLTPGIITDVLGLIGLLPFSRALIRRGVLGYLGRRQASGALRFHVDIQGAAFRRPPEPPSAPDVLEWQGTPRERPSSTE; encoded by the coding sequence ATGTTTTTCCGACTGCTCCTACTTTTTATCGTGCTCCCCATCGTGGAGCTTGCCCTGCTGATTGAACTCGGCCGGCGGATCGGCTTCTGGCCGACCATGGGAATCGTCGTAGTGACGGGGATCCTGGGCAGTACGCTGGCGCGCCGGCAGGGCCTGGCCGTGTGGCGGCAATTCAACCAGCGGCTGCAGCAGGGACAACTGCCCGGGACGGAGCTTGTCGATGGTATCATCATCCTCCTCTCCGCCACGTTCTTACTCACGCCCGGCATCATCACCGATGTCCTTGGCTTGATCGGACTCCTTCCGTTTTCTCGTGCGCTGATCCGGCGGGGCGTGCTGGGGTATCTGGGGCGCCGGCAGGCGTCCGGTGCGCTCCGCTTTCATGTCGATATTCAGGGCGCCGCCTTTCGCCGCCCTCCCGAACCACCCTCCGCGCCGGATGTACTCGAATGGCAGGGCACCCCGCGCGAACGGCCGAGCAGTACTGAATAA
- a CDS encoding FkbM family methyltransferase — protein MRESIKNILRRGRWMLKSAVGKDYFHTTQVRRPVTHLGGRPGSNYGAWATFVGTLKRDSVIYSVGVGDDISFDLALIERIGAVVHAFDPTPASRDWLARQHLPAAFIFHPYALGNQDGTTAFFAHKNPEWISHSVLQASHTTDQAIEVPVRRLTTLMQMLGHDRIDLLKLDIEGAEYDVIGDLIAARIPIGQLLVEFHHRFDGLHPERTRRAVLALNGAGFRSFHVSPNGEEYSFVNS, from the coding sequence ATGCGCGAATCCATCAAGAACATACTCCGCCGTGGTCGCTGGATGCTGAAGTCGGCCGTCGGAAAAGACTACTTCCATACGACCCAGGTGCGGCGGCCTGTGACGCATCTCGGGGGCCGGCCGGGCTCGAACTACGGCGCTTGGGCCACCTTCGTGGGCACCTTGAAGCGCGACAGCGTCATCTATTCCGTTGGCGTCGGGGACGATATCTCGTTTGATCTGGCGCTCATCGAGCGAATCGGCGCCGTGGTGCATGCCTTCGACCCCACCCCGGCCTCGCGCGACTGGTTGGCCCGCCAGCACCTGCCGGCGGCGTTTATCTTCCATCCCTACGCCCTGGGCAATCAGGATGGAACGACGGCCTTTTTTGCGCACAAAAATCCGGAGTGGATCTCCCACTCGGTCCTACAGGCCAGCCATACCACCGACCAGGCTATCGAAGTGCCCGTGCGACGGCTGACGACCCTCATGCAGATGCTCGGGCACGACCGCATCGATCTGCTGAAACTTGACATCGAAGGGGCGGAATACGACGTTATCGGCGACCTGATCGCGGCGCGTATACCTATCGGACAGCTGCTGGTGGAATTTCATCACCGGTTCGATGGCCTGCATCCCGAGCGAACGCGGCGGGCCGTGCTGGCGCTCAACGGCGCCGGCTTCCGCAGCTTTCATGTATCGCCGAACGGCGAAGAGTATTCGTTTGTAAATAGCTGA
- a CDS encoding S8 family serine peptidase, translated as MKKPSLSSRWLGIMILGLLFFSPSLLQGCDAMIGDDPNGTEPDALVASVPVEGDGLRHAHLLDKARTKATGAGKVAGEATLNLVLGMATYEANGITPRIVNKFDVTNRLLNKFGEGITIKSEISTALDALTLTLNESQLDSLLALIESDPDLSWLEPDPLLGNELAEGTTARVKRRQNASWSIAHIGAEKAPVPLDASRLRVYVVDTGVNPISDLNLVGSVDFTPYMELRVPGVDGFEGMRTMNPNRDRPDSLGHGTHIAGIIGALNNDGGVLGVFPGVAISSIKVMNSAGVTDMTVLLKAVDYIMEEKLANPDLQIVVNMSLGADLESREMSALDMAIRKSIGIGIVYVTAAGNDGRDAITYSPAHVPEAITVGAYDQSDRFAAYSNYGSTIDLLAPGTDILSLSAFGSDVLMLSSGTSMAAPHVAAMAARYLTLNPGQSAAQVQTELMSRATYGILSVPAGTTGAAVSAR; from the coding sequence ATGAAAAAGCCTTCCCTTTCCTCCCGCTGGCTCGGAATCATGATTCTCGGCCTGCTCTTTTTCAGCCCCTCGCTGCTTCAGGGGTGCGACGCCATGATTGGTGACGACCCCAATGGCACCGAGCCGGACGCCCTGGTAGCGTCCGTACCCGTCGAAGGAGATGGGCTGCGTCACGCCCATCTACTGGATAAAGCGCGTACGAAAGCCACCGGCGCTGGCAAGGTGGCCGGCGAAGCCACCCTCAACCTGGTGCTGGGCATGGCCACCTACGAGGCGAACGGCATCACGCCTCGCATTGTGAATAAGTTCGACGTCACGAACCGTCTCTTAAACAAGTTTGGCGAAGGGATCACGATTAAGTCCGAGATATCCACCGCGCTCGACGCCCTGACGCTGACGCTGAACGAAAGCCAGCTGGACTCGCTACTGGCCCTGATCGAAAGCGACCCCGACCTCTCGTGGCTGGAACCGGATCCCCTGCTTGGCAACGAGCTGGCTGAAGGCACGACGGCGCGCGTGAAACGCCGGCAGAACGCCTCGTGGAGCATCGCCCACATCGGCGCTGAGAAGGCGCCGGTGCCGCTGGACGCCAGCCGGCTCCGCGTGTATGTCGTGGATACCGGCGTCAACCCGATCAGCGACCTGAACCTCGTGGGCTCAGTCGACTTCACCCCGTACATGGAGCTCCGCGTGCCGGGGGTCGATGGATTCGAGGGGATGCGGACGATGAACCCGAACCGGGACCGGCCCGATAGCCTGGGCCACGGCACGCACATCGCCGGCATCATCGGTGCATTGAATAACGATGGGGGCGTCCTCGGCGTCTTCCCGGGCGTGGCGATTTCCAGCATCAAAGTGATGAACAGCGCCGGCGTGACGGACATGACCGTGCTCCTGAAGGCCGTGGATTACATCATGGAGGAGAAACTGGCCAACCCGGACCTCCAGATCGTCGTGAACATGAGCCTCGGGGCGGACCTCGAGTCCCGCGAGATGAGCGCGCTCGACATGGCGATCCGCAAATCGATCGGCATCGGCATCGTGTACGTGACGGCCGCCGGCAACGACGGGCGGGACGCGATCACGTATTCGCCGGCGCACGTCCCCGAGGCCATCACGGTGGGCGCCTACGACCAGAGTGACCGGTTCGCCGCCTATTCCAACTACGGTTCGACGATCGACCTGCTGGCGCCCGGTACCGATATCCTCTCGCTCTCCGCCTTTGGCAGCGACGTGCTGATGCTCTCGAGCGGCACGTCGATGGCCGCTCCGCATGTGGCCGCCATGGCGGCCCGCTACCTGACGCTGAATCCCGGCCAGTCGGCCGCCCAGGTCCAGACGGAACTGATGAGCCGCGCCACGTACGGCATCCTGAGCGTGCCGGCCGGCACGACGGGCGCGGCTGTATCGGCCAGGTGA
- a CDS encoding S8 family serine peptidase yields MAAIIAALFLSPAILQGCEMVGANDPAETLTDSSSPMAAPTSEIYPKLRHPQLLDDARRAGSGAAGKLEGESVNLVLGLAMYEADGVTRRLLDRYGITSRLLNRYGDLIRIKVSVDTITDALTVSIDGSIYDTFLTDMESDPDIAWVEPDFVINTSELGTTSGAKYDKQITPWGISRVAALTNETFSESFLMDYLVEEPVSVYILDSGVLSAPFINDLAVVEQKDFTMLFANRDQQYWDDDEATTGTGFDPGTSGNPADESGHGTHIAGVVGAMKNIHGVVGVAPMARIHSLKVLTAEGQTDVTTMLAAVEYVTRAKLASPSTPMVVNISLGMDIGTKAYNVLDEAIAASIRAGIVYVVSAGNSGKDASTFSPAHVSGAITVGSYNVYNQFSRFSNHGAGVDVLAPGEEIISLTHRVDEIYAYESILASGTSFAAPHVTGAVVRYLGSNPSASPEAVAKYLVRNGKSVISGQPTGTTNKSVSLEKLLGTSSTTAPATSSTSTTTKSTSTKLAQ; encoded by the coding sequence ATGGCTGCCATCATCGCCGCCCTCTTCCTCAGCCCCGCCATCCTGCAGGGCTGCGAGATGGTCGGCGCGAACGATCCGGCGGAGACGCTGACCGATTCCTCCTCGCCCATGGCTGCCCCGACGAGCGAGATCTATCCTAAACTTCGGCATCCACAACTGCTTGATGACGCACGCCGTGCAGGGTCTGGCGCCGCAGGTAAGCTGGAGGGCGAATCCGTAAACCTTGTCCTTGGCCTTGCCATGTACGAGGCAGACGGCGTTACGCGCCGTCTGTTGGATCGGTACGGGATCACCTCGAGACTGCTGAACCGGTATGGCGACCTGATCCGGATCAAGGTTTCCGTGGATACGATCACGGATGCCCTCACGGTCTCGATCGACGGATCGATCTACGACACCTTCCTCACGGATATGGAGAGCGACCCGGATATCGCGTGGGTCGAACCCGACTTCGTGATTAACACCAGCGAACTGGGCACTACCTCGGGCGCCAAATACGACAAACAAATCACCCCATGGGGCATTAGCCGGGTAGCCGCGTTGACGAACGAAACGTTTTCCGAGTCGTTTTTGATGGACTACCTCGTCGAAGAGCCTGTTTCGGTGTATATCCTAGATTCGGGTGTACTGAGCGCTCCGTTCATCAACGACCTGGCCGTGGTTGAGCAGAAGGACTTCACCATGTTGTTCGCCAACCGCGATCAGCAGTACTGGGACGATGATGAGGCGACTACGGGGACCGGCTTCGACCCGGGGACGTCCGGCAATCCGGCGGATGAGTCGGGTCACGGGACGCACATCGCCGGCGTAGTAGGCGCTATGAAGAACATCCACGGCGTCGTGGGCGTGGCGCCGATGGCTCGCATTCATAGTCTGAAAGTGCTGACGGCCGAAGGGCAAACCGACGTCACCACGATGCTGGCGGCGGTCGAGTATGTCACCCGTGCCAAACTGGCGTCGCCTTCGACCCCAATGGTCGTCAACATCAGCCTCGGCATGGACATCGGCACGAAGGCGTACAACGTGCTGGACGAGGCGATCGCGGCGTCTATCCGGGCCGGCATCGTCTATGTCGTCTCCGCCGGCAACAGCGGCAAGGATGCTTCGACGTTCTCGCCGGCTCACGTGAGCGGTGCGATCACGGTCGGCTCGTACAACGTCTACAACCAGTTCTCGCGGTTCTCCAACCATGGGGCCGGCGTAGACGTTCTGGCGCCGGGCGAGGAAATCATCTCCCTGACCCATCGGGTGGATGAGATCTACGCCTACGAAAGCATCCTCGCCAGCGGCACGTCGTTCGCCGCGCCCCACGTAACGGGCGCCGTGGTGCGCTACCTGGGCAGCAATCCATCGGCCTCGCCGGAGGCCGTGGCAAAGTACCTGGTTAGGAACGGCAAGTCGGTGATATCCGGCCAGCCGACAGGTACGACGAATAAATCCGTCAGCCTGGAGAAGCTGCTCGGCACCTCGTCAACGACCGCGCCGGCTACGAGTTCGACGTCCACGACCACGAAAAGCACTTCGACAAAGTTAGCACAATAA